A DNA window from Mucilaginibacter xinganensis contains the following coding sequences:
- a CDS encoding RagB/SusD family nutrient uptake outer membrane protein — MKRTYIYASLMLLSLAGCKKELIQSPTNAIPAGNAFVSPANFTNAILGTYSGLKGGNYYGGQDGGSMATTPDVLSDNLIICSQGRKSEQVFFNFTFNSNSVWNMWPDAYTTVLRANYILTNLGHLSAGTFKDNVQGEALALRALSHFDLLRLYAKSYASAGAQDPGVPYVTSTDPTLLPSRTPDKAAYDMVVADLVQAQSLIAADNGEGRLNKSAVEGLLSRVYLYRGEWQKSADAATACINEAGANGHVLANTDNFGSIWLDGDDPATSEVLFRVKIIDADGIPIGVGYEQSSPQGVKPEYVVDNAFYNLFAANDVRKAAYTGTTVFNSENFVYIKKYFGRATGAANTVDFKALRLGEVYLNRAEAYYNLSQPANALADLNTLRAGRYTGFAAGAETGANLYNAILLQRRLELAFEGSRFFDLKRLNAAIQRSDFGDQAGGAGPQAPVKLISAGSNLFQMPIPQYEINANPNITQNP; from the coding sequence ATGAAGAGAACATATATATACGCATCGCTAATGTTGTTATCATTAGCCGGATGTAAAAAGGAATTGATACAAAGCCCTACAAATGCTATCCCGGCGGGCAATGCGTTTGTATCCCCCGCTAACTTTACCAATGCCATACTGGGTACCTATTCAGGACTTAAGGGCGGCAATTATTATGGCGGCCAGGATGGCGGCTCAATGGCCACCACGCCTGATGTACTGTCAGACAACCTGATCATTTGTTCGCAGGGACGTAAGTCTGAGCAGGTGTTTTTTAATTTTACTTTTAACTCAAACAGTGTTTGGAACATGTGGCCCGATGCTTATACCACGGTGTTGCGGGCAAACTATATCCTAACCAACCTGGGCCACCTCTCGGCGGGTACTTTTAAGGATAACGTTCAGGGTGAGGCGCTGGCCTTAAGGGCGCTGTCGCACTTTGACCTGTTGCGCCTGTATGCCAAGTCGTACGCATCAGCAGGTGCGCAGGATCCGGGGGTGCCTTATGTAACCTCAACCGACCCAACGCTGCTGCCATCAAGAACGCCGGACAAGGCTGCCTATGATATGGTAGTTGCAGACCTGGTGCAGGCGCAGTCATTAATAGCTGCTGATAATGGTGAGGGACGTTTAAACAAGTCGGCTGTAGAAGGATTACTTTCGAGGGTTTATTTATACCGCGGCGAGTGGCAAAAAAGTGCAGATGCGGCAACCGCCTGTATTAATGAAGCCGGCGCTAACGGGCACGTGCTTGCAAACACGGATAACTTTGGATCGATATGGCTTGACGGCGATGACCCGGCTACATCCGAAGTTTTGTTCAGGGTAAAAATTATTGATGCGGACGGAATTCCGATCGGGGTTGGCTATGAGCAATCAAGCCCGCAGGGCGTTAAGCCGGAGTACGTGGTTGACAATGCGTTTTATAACCTTTTTGCTGCCAATGATGTGCGTAAAGCAGCTTATACCGGTACCACGGTTTTTAACTCCGAAAACTTTGTTTACATAAAAAAATACTTCGGCAGGGCAACTGGTGCAGCAAATACGGTAGATTTTAAAGCATTAAGGCTGGGCGAGGTGTATTTGAACCGGGCCGAAGCATACTATAACCTGTCGCAGCCGGCAAATGCGCTGGCCGATTTGAATACGCTGAGAGCAGGCCGTTACACTGGTTTTGCTGCCGGTGCCGAAACGGGCGCTAATCTTTACAATGCTATTTTATTGCAGAGGCGGTTAGAGCTGGCGTTTGAAGGATCAAGGTTCTTTGATTTAAAAAGGCTTAATGCTGCCATACAGCGGTCGGATTTTGGCGACCAGGCAGGCGGTGCCGGTCCGCAGGCCCCTGTTAAACTTATTTCGGCAGGCAGTAACCTGTTTCAGATGCCTATTCCGCAGTACGAAATCAATGCAAACCCAAATATTACTCAAAATCCGTAA